Proteins encoded in a region of the Sphingopyxis sp. OAS728 genome:
- a CDS encoding TIGR00730 family Rossman fold protein, with protein MKRLAVYCGSATPEDPIYIETARHVGRTLAERGIGVVYGGGRLGLMGAVADSALEAGGEVIGIIPEALVGAEVAHRGCTELHVVSGMHERKKMFTDLSDGFLTIPGGVGTMDELWEAISWAQLGYHSKPVGLLNAAGFYNDLIAFNRNMVEVGFIRPAHAGIMIVDAGLDDLLEKMAAYVPHKTIFAMKAENL; from the coding sequence ATGAAACGCCTTGCCGTCTATTGCGGGTCCGCGACCCCCGAAGATCCGATCTATATCGAAACCGCGCGCCACGTCGGCCGCACGCTCGCCGAGCGGGGCATCGGCGTTGTCTATGGCGGCGGCCGATTGGGGCTGATGGGCGCGGTCGCCGACAGCGCATTGGAAGCTGGCGGCGAAGTCATCGGTATCATCCCCGAAGCACTCGTCGGCGCCGAGGTCGCACACCGCGGCTGCACCGAACTCCACGTCGTGTCGGGCATGCACGAACGCAAAAAGATGTTCACCGACCTCTCCGACGGCTTCCTCACCATCCCCGGCGGGGTCGGGACGATGGACGAATTGTGGGAAGCGATCAGCTGGGCGCAGCTCGGCTATCACAGCAAGCCCGTCGGGCTGCTCAACGCCGCGGGTTTCTACAACGACCTCATCGCGTTCAACCGCAACATGGTCGAGGTCGGCTTTATCCGACCCGCGCACGCCGGGATCATGATCGTCGATGCAGGGCTCGACGACCTGCTCGAAAAGATGGCGGCCTATGTCCCGCACAAGACGATCTTCGCGATGAAGGCCGAAAATCTGTAA
- a CDS encoding phytoene/squalene synthase family protein — MIEEGAYDAHALHGFAHDSIARGSKSFALASQLFDRETRERVWLLYAWCRAADDLTDGQDHGGAMKPGYDPAVAVAHIRAQTDKAFAGEPTGEMAFDALGFLLTEVAIPRWVIDDIVAGFELDAKDWRPRSEADLLRYSYHVAGAVGVAMALVMGIDPADETTLDRASDLGIAFQLANIARDVAEDAAADRCYLPVEWMVELDIPPGQHMHPAFRARLSVMAKWLSEMAEEYEASARWGARKLGPRSRWAVLAAAGIYGDIAREVRSRGDHAWDHRAGTSLVAKLGWVARAGWSVLRRPPQRRISRDGLWTRPRHEASA; from the coding sequence ATGATCGAGGAGGGGGCCTATGACGCACATGCCCTCCACGGTTTCGCGCACGACAGCATCGCGCGCGGATCGAAAAGCTTTGCGCTGGCCAGCCAATTGTTCGATCGCGAAACACGCGAGCGCGTCTGGCTGCTCTATGCCTGGTGCCGCGCCGCCGACGACCTGACCGACGGGCAGGATCATGGCGGCGCGATGAAGCCGGGCTATGATCCCGCAGTCGCAGTCGCGCATATCCGCGCGCAGACCGACAAGGCCTTTGCGGGGGAGCCCACGGGCGAGATGGCGTTCGACGCGCTCGGCTTCCTGCTCACCGAAGTTGCGATCCCGCGTTGGGTGATCGACGACATCGTCGCGGGGTTCGAGCTCGATGCCAAGGACTGGCGCCCGCGCAGCGAGGCCGACCTGCTGCGCTACAGCTATCATGTTGCGGGCGCGGTCGGTGTCGCGATGGCGCTAGTCATGGGAATTGACCCCGCCGACGAAACGACCCTCGACCGTGCTTCCGACCTCGGCATCGCCTTCCAGCTAGCCAATATTGCGCGCGATGTGGCGGAGGATGCCGCCGCCGACCGTTGTTACCTGCCGGTCGAATGGATGGTCGAACTCGACATTCCGCCCGGCCAGCATATGCACCCCGCCTTTCGCGCCCGGCTGTCGGTGATGGCGAAATGGCTGTCCGAAATGGCGGAAGAATATGAGGCGTCGGCGCGCTGGGGCGCGCGCAAGCTCGGGCCGCGCAGCCGCTGGGCGGTACTCGCCGCCGCGGGCATCTATGGCGATATAGCGCGCGAAGTACGGTCGCGCGGCGACCACGCATGGGATCACCGGGCGGGAACCTCTCTTGTCGCGAAATTGGGCTGGGTTGCGCGCGCTGGCTGGTCGGTGCTGCGCCGACCGCCGCAGCGACGGATCAGCCGCGATGGCCTCTGGACGCGCCCGCGGCATGAGGCCTCGGCATGA
- the pnuC gene encoding nicotinamide riboside transporter PnuC: protein MSYLEWIAAAFVLTNVALVALRSVWNYPFALVAVTLYAFVFFEAKLYSDMLLQGFFFILNLYGWAAWVRARDDSGIPVGWMTDRARQGWALATIAAWFGWSFAMDRYTDAIAPWVDGAIAMLSITAQWLLARRRVESWWLWIAVDLIAVPLFAWRGLYATSAVYVVLLGLSIDGLLQWRRAAATGRVAI, encoded by the coding sequence ATGAGTTATCTCGAATGGATTGCCGCGGCGTTCGTGCTGACCAATGTCGCGCTTGTCGCGCTGCGCAGCGTGTGGAACTATCCCTTCGCCCTCGTCGCGGTCACGCTCTACGCCTTCGTCTTCTTCGAGGCGAAGCTGTATAGCGACATGCTGCTCCAGGGCTTCTTCTTCATACTCAACCTGTATGGCTGGGCCGCTTGGGTGCGCGCCCGCGACGACAGCGGCATACCCGTCGGCTGGATGACCGACCGCGCGCGGCAGGGCTGGGCGCTTGCGACGATCGCCGCATGGTTCGGCTGGAGCTTCGCGATGGACCGCTACACCGACGCGATTGCGCCATGGGTCGACGGCGCGATCGCGATGCTCAGCATCACCGCGCAATGGCTGCTGGCGCGGCGCAGGGTCGAAAGCTGGTGGCTGTGGATCGCGGTCGACCTGATCGCGGTGCCGCTTTTCGCGTGGCGCGGCCTCTATGCGACCAGCGCGGTCTATGTCGTGCTGCTCGGCCTGTCGATCGACGGCCTGCTTCAGTGGCGCCGCGCGGCCGCGACGGGCAGGGTGGCGATATGA
- a CDS encoding AAA family ATPase encodes MTRHICLHGAESTGKSTLAPRLALQLGGLVVPEYGRTYAEANGTNLDEVDLLAIFDGHRAATREALAQRPEWLVSDTDALMTQAWAIMLLGRRLPEIDLWDEVADLYLVPAMDLPWEEDGTRLFGSELARDQFMEVAIGELDRRKLKWAWVEGEGDARLQNALAAIQAAGFSE; translated from the coding sequence ATGACGCGCCATATCTGCCTTCACGGCGCCGAAAGCACCGGCAAGTCGACGCTCGCGCCCCGCCTCGCGCTCCAGCTCGGCGGGCTCGTCGTCCCCGAATATGGCCGCACCTATGCCGAGGCGAACGGCACCAATCTCGACGAGGTCGACCTGCTCGCGATCTTCGATGGCCATCGCGCGGCGACGCGCGAAGCACTCGCGCAGCGGCCCGAATGGCTCGTATCCGACACCGATGCCTTGATGACGCAGGCGTGGGCAATCATGCTGCTCGGCCGCCGCTTGCCAGAGATCGACCTGTGGGATGAGGTCGCTGACCTCTATCTCGTCCCGGCGATGGACTTGCCGTGGGAAGAGGATGGCACGCGCCTGTTCGGCAGCGAATTGGCGCGCGATCAGTTCATGGAGGTCGCGATCGGCGAGCTCGACCGACGCAAGCTCAAATGGGCATGGGTCGAGGGCGAAGGCGACGCGCGGTTGCAGAATGCGCTGGCGGCGATTCAGGCGGCGGGCTTCTCCGAATAG